A section of the Myxococcus virescens genome encodes:
- a CDS encoding response regulator, with amino-acid sequence MMNPSETPKPLVLVVDDYQDAREMYAEYLEFSGFRVAEAKNGQEALDKAFELRPDIILMDLSLPIMDGWEATRRLKGDDRTRAIPVVALTGHAMTGQSDEAKGAGCDSFVTKPCLPDALVDEVRRVLATHGGASAR; translated from the coding sequence ATGATGAACCCATCTGAGACCCCGAAGCCCCTCGTGCTGGTCGTTGACGACTATCAAGATGCCCGGGAGATGTACGCCGAGTACCTGGAGTTCTCGGGCTTCCGCGTCGCCGAGGCCAAGAACGGCCAGGAGGCGCTGGACAAGGCCTTCGAGCTGCGGCCCGACATCATCCTCATGGACCTGTCGCTGCCCATCATGGACGGCTGGGAGGCGACACGGCGGCTGAAGGGCGACGACCGCACGCGCGCCATCCCCGTGGTGGCGCTCACGGGCCATGCGATGACGGGGCAGTCCGACGAAGCCAAGGGCGCGGGCTGCGACTCCTTCGTCACCAAGCCCTGCCTGCCCGACGCGCTGGTGGATGAAGTCCGCCGCGTGCTCGCCACCCACGGAGGCGCATCGGCGAGGTGA
- a CDS encoding GvpL/GvpF family gas vesicle protein — protein sequence MSRTTRPRKGAAHGDTRPAQAARPSPPTAETVTPDGPRYLYGIVRATAPLDVGRIGLGTVPAQVYAVSEAGLTALVSVAPGRVVDPTRAHLLGHQRVTETLLREHTVLPVAFGTVMASEAQVRAVLRTAHRELSGVLDALEGKVELGLKVLWHREHLAQRLVLEDAQLHRRDDEPEAEHERRLEAAVEDRAGRDMRALLEGLRPRAAAMREHPPVGERMLLNAAFLVERARQESFEEKVRSLAARADTYSFRFTGPWAPYSFVDVHLGLRDEDTSLP from the coding sequence ATGTCCCGGACGACACGGCCCCGGAAGGGGGCGGCTCACGGCGACACCCGCCCGGCCCAGGCCGCCCGGCCTTCGCCCCCCACGGCGGAGACGGTGACGCCCGACGGGCCCCGGTATCTCTACGGAATCGTCCGTGCCACCGCGCCCCTGGACGTCGGGCGTATCGGATTGGGCACCGTTCCCGCGCAGGTGTACGCGGTGAGCGAGGCGGGCCTCACGGCCCTGGTGTCCGTGGCGCCAGGCCGCGTGGTGGACCCGACGCGAGCGCACCTGCTCGGGCACCAGCGCGTCACCGAAACCCTGCTCCGTGAGCACACCGTGCTCCCCGTGGCCTTCGGCACCGTCATGGCGTCCGAGGCCCAGGTACGCGCGGTGCTGCGCACGGCTCATCGCGAACTGTCCGGCGTGCTGGACGCGCTGGAGGGCAAGGTGGAGCTGGGCCTGAAGGTGCTCTGGCACCGCGAGCACCTTGCCCAGCGGTTGGTGCTGGAAGACGCCCAGCTTCACCGGCGCGATGATGAGCCGGAGGCCGAGCACGAGCGCCGCTTGGAGGCCGCCGTGGAGGACCGCGCCGGGCGTGACATGCGGGCGCTGCTGGAGGGCCTGCGCCCCCGCGCCGCCGCCATGCGCGAGCATCCCCCCGTAGGTGAGCGGATGCTGCTCAACGCGGCCTTCCTCGTCGAGCGGGCCCGGCAGGAGTCCTTCGAGGAGAAGGTCCGCTCCCTGGCAGCGCGCGCGGACACGTACTCGTTCCGCTTCACCGGTCCCTGGGCGCCGTACAGCTTCGTGGACGTGCACCTGGGCCTGCGTGACGAGGACACATCACTTCCCTGA
- a CDS encoding Gldg family protein produces MSARPSSGGLPVTLAFVSGLLAVFLGERLFGIGTGRTVLSGLGVAVAVGALGWRFARMRSASADRRAVEAWVSGLYGVGLLALGLYFVQSDVGTGLFGGPLSQKAPRLAVSLAALFPALLACCLLPLAMVEVAAAAMTRAPVLETGRVRSALYSGLGLAFVLVFAFASMFVATQADVTWDLSYFRTAKPGDGTRKVIRGLNEPLQVTLFFPPANEVGEAVGQYFRDLSVESPGLLNVVRLDQAVEPARAKSLGVHNNGTIVLARGDRKEPLTVGLEIERARGQLQRLDQEVQRRLLTVARPRRVVYFTSGHGERAESRAVPGETTRPSVEKLKELLRAQNVDVRPIGVSEGLGTEVPRDASVVVVAGPTQAFLPEELNALREYSARGGRLWLALEPEGPDFQPLLEPLGLKYLKTPLANDQVYFRTSRQQSDRGNLGTATFSSHPSVTSLSSLAGQAPAVFLSAGALEQIHPLPGGIAQDVSVRAHGATFADANGNFTLDAGEMRRPWPLVIAVEKPAPAGQESMRAVVMADADAVSDLLIGNMGNAYLAVDTLRWLTGEESISGAVSSEEDTPIQHTREQDVLWFYATVFLGPALVLAVGFVTTRRRGRRAPRPAVAGGER; encoded by the coding sequence CGGACCGGCGTGCCGTCGAGGCGTGGGTGTCGGGCCTGTACGGCGTGGGTCTCCTGGCCCTGGGGCTCTACTTCGTCCAATCGGACGTAGGCACCGGGCTCTTCGGCGGCCCCTTGTCCCAGAAGGCGCCTCGGCTGGCGGTGTCGCTGGCGGCGCTCTTCCCGGCGTTGCTCGCGTGCTGCTTGCTGCCGCTGGCGATGGTGGAGGTCGCCGCCGCGGCGATGACGCGCGCACCCGTGCTGGAGACGGGCCGTGTCCGCAGCGCGCTGTACTCCGGGCTGGGGCTGGCCTTCGTGCTCGTCTTCGCCTTCGCGTCCATGTTCGTCGCCACCCAGGCGGACGTGACGTGGGACCTGTCCTACTTCCGCACCGCGAAGCCCGGCGACGGCACGCGCAAGGTGATTCGCGGGCTCAATGAGCCGCTCCAGGTGACGCTCTTCTTCCCGCCCGCGAACGAGGTGGGCGAAGCGGTGGGGCAGTACTTTCGCGACCTGTCCGTGGAGAGTCCGGGCCTGCTCAACGTGGTGCGGCTGGACCAGGCGGTGGAGCCGGCTCGGGCGAAGTCGCTGGGCGTCCACAACAACGGCACCATCGTCCTGGCGCGCGGCGACCGGAAGGAGCCGCTCACGGTGGGCCTGGAAATCGAGCGGGCGCGCGGCCAGCTCCAGCGGTTGGACCAGGAGGTCCAGCGCCGCCTGCTGACGGTGGCCCGGCCTCGCCGGGTCGTCTACTTCACGTCCGGCCACGGTGAGCGCGCCGAGTCGCGAGCGGTGCCGGGCGAGACGACCCGCCCGTCCGTGGAGAAGCTGAAGGAATTGCTGCGCGCGCAGAACGTGGACGTGCGGCCGATCGGTGTCTCCGAGGGCCTGGGCACCGAGGTGCCGCGTGACGCCTCCGTGGTGGTGGTGGCGGGCCCGACGCAGGCGTTTCTCCCCGAGGAGCTGAATGCCCTGCGCGAGTACTCCGCGCGCGGTGGCCGGTTGTGGCTGGCGCTGGAGCCGGAGGGGCCGGACTTCCAGCCGCTGCTGGAGCCCCTGGGCCTGAAGTACCTCAAGACGCCGTTGGCCAATGACCAGGTGTACTTCCGCACGTCGCGGCAGCAGAGCGACCGCGGCAACCTGGGCACGGCGACGTTCTCCTCGCACCCGTCCGTCACGTCGCTGTCGTCGTTGGCGGGACAGGCGCCTGCTGTCTTCCTGAGCGCGGGCGCCCTGGAGCAGATTCACCCGTTGCCGGGTGGCATTGCGCAGGACGTATCGGTGCGCGCGCACGGCGCCACCTTCGCGGACGCCAATGGCAACTTCACGTTGGACGCGGGCGAGATGCGGCGGCCCTGGCCCCTGGTCATCGCGGTGGAGAAGCCCGCGCCGGCCGGCCAGGAGTCGATGCGCGCCGTGGTGATGGCGGACGCGGACGCGGTGAGTGACTTGCTGATAGGCAACATGGGCAACGCGTACCTGGCGGTGGACACGCTGCGGTGGCTCACCGGTGAGGAGTCCATCTCCGGCGCCGTGTCCTCGGAGGAAGACACGCCCATCCAGCACACGCGGGAGCAGGACGTCCTCTGGTTCTACGCGACGGTGTTCCTGGGGCCGGCCCTGGTGCTGGCGGTGGGCTTCGTGACGACGCGCCGGCGGGGACGCCGCGCGCCGCGCCCCGCGGTGGCGGGAGGTGAGCGATGA